The Thunnus thynnus chromosome 22, fThuThy2.1, whole genome shotgun sequence genome includes a window with the following:
- the znf16l gene encoding zinc finger protein 16-like translates to MSRKRNHNFADTNLSPELHGAFMEPPGSANRADADFLELEPDEELLCSVSDITEHLGRNITVVLETALSEIRKMVSIRVRVLKMELREKTEEIEVLKARLDTVQRDGRDPFTGVTSMEPSSEAGFRKPDLSSGTKHNSADPRRAKAVMPGVKKENIDAICDYLMKDKNSRGCADMDGDQSSQASGDREARQEPDPHSLNLWPDSGMAGSGPGHGDSESTTDDIFSMLPSGSKRMYDYEWIAPMEYSSDLKVMKEPESDNTPTGETEEEEEDDDEDESLRREGGGLDQTQAPLSHVQAPDFSMEPQSSPGEGGSPLEGSTDRPEAGQQFPSHTYICSLCGTFCPDSVFLEEHVKLIHSDTTGAQSLQALQSTSAAAPTMGDSSSDSRRGGGGQNEGSTGPGAGAGISRRGGPVKKEIKIEGGYECGDCGRHFNYLGNLRQHQRIHTGEKPFMCPECGERFRHAARLKSHRLVHSGAQSPFPCPQCGKGFSVLSGLKRHQRVHTGESPYACPQCGRRFKELGNLYTHQRIHSGATPYCCQQCGRSFRHLGTYKSHRCTPAQ, encoded by the exons ATGAGTCGCAAAAGAAATCACAATTTCGCTGACACAAACCTGTCTCCTGAACTCCACGGCGCCTTCATGGAGCCTCCTGGGTCAGCGAACCGAGCCGACGCCGATTTCCTGGAGCTGGAGCCTGACGAGGAGCTGCTCTGTTCGGTCAGCGACATCACCGAGCACCTCGGCAGAAACATCACTGTGGTGCTGGAGACAGCGCTGTCTGAGATCCGCAAAATGGTCAGCATTAGGGTACGAGTGCTGAAAATGGAGCTACGCGAGAAAACCGAAGAAATTGAGGTGTTAAAGGCGAGACTGGACACGGTCCAGAGGGACGGTAGGGACCCTTTCACCGGCGTTACCAGCATGGAGCCGTCTTCAGAGGCTGGCTTCAGGAAGCCAGACCTCAGCTCCGGCACCAAACACAACAGCGCTGACCCCCGGAGAGCCAAAGCTGTCATGCCCGGAGTGAAGAAGGAGAACATAGATGCTATTTGTGACTATCTCATGAAAGATAAGAACTCGAGGGGGTGTGCAGATATGGACGGAGACCAGAGCAGCCAAGCCAGCGGCGACAGGGAGGCTCGCCAAGAGCCAGATCCTCACTCCCTCAACCTGTGGCCGGACAGCGGGATGGCTGGCTCCGGGCCTGGACACGGAGACTCCGAGTCCACCACAGACGACATCTTCAGTATGCTCCCCTCTGGCAGCAAACGCATGTATGACTATGAGTGGATAGCACCAATGGAGTATTCTTCAGACCTGAAAG TCATGAAGGAGCCAGAGAGTGACAACACCCCAACTGgtgagacagaagaagaagaagaagatgatgatgaagatgagtcattgaggagggaggggggtgggcTGGACCAGACACAGGCCCCGCTCTCACATGTCCAGGCCCCTGACTTCTCCATGGAGCCCCAGAGCTCTCCAGGGGAGGGTGGGAGTCCCCTGGAGGGCAGCACAGACAGGCCCGAGGCAG GCCAGCAGTTCCCCAGCCACACCTACATCTGCTCTCTGTGTGGAACCTTCTGCCCTGACTCTGTGTTCCTGGAGGAACATGTTAAACTGATACACTCAGACACAACCGGTGCCCAATCTCTGCAGGCACTGCAGTCCACCTCTGCAGCTGCACCCACCATGGGGGACAGCAGCAGTGACTCcaggaggggtggaggggggcaGAATGAGGGCAGCACAGGACCAGGGGCTGGTGCGGGCATCAGTCGGCGAGGGGGGCCTGTGAAAAAGGAGATTAAAATCGAGGGCGGGTATGAGTGTGGGGACTGCGGCCGCCATTTTAACTACCTGGGCAACCTGCGGCAGCACCAGCGTATCCACACCGGAGAGAAGCCCTTCATGTGTCCAGAGTGTGGGGAGAGGTTCCGCCATGCAGCCCGGTTAAAAAGCCACAGGTTGGTCCACAGCGGCGCCCAGAGCCCCTTCCCCTGCCCCCAGTGTGGGAAAGGTTTCTCAGTGCTCTCTGGACTTAAGAGACACCAGCGGGTGCACACCGGTGAGAGCCCGTACGCTTGTCCGCAGTGCGGCCGGCGCTTTAAGGAGCTGGGGAACTTGTATACCCACCAGAGGATCCACAGCGGAGCCACACCCTACTGCTGCCAGCAGTGCGGACGCAGCTTCCGCCACCTTGGCACCTACAAGAGCCACCGCTGCACGCCAGCACAGTAA
- the LOC137175130 gene encoding uncharacterized protein, whose product MRRAAAFLALLLCLYWTRAQGESRGVTENDITQTEVQSEILRVKATSDQTNITPDIWAELKELRDMVITHSVELRKLEQENTAIQARLTASESKNAVLETRMSSNELQVEELKRENAVFEARINTSENVVVELERDIMMLEARMSSNELQVEELKRENADLLARVTGTENKSTVLEARMSSNENEVEELKRENADRPKVAFSVSLTDAGHVGPFNTETTLKFSKVFTNIGQAYNPSTGIFTAPVRGAYYFRFTLWDTHTSTWMGANLYHNKKRMMYSSDITDSNGDVSVSNALILQLEKGDVIYMTLGTDHRVSDQYVNRTTFDGFLLFPL is encoded by the exons ATGAGGCGTGCTGCAGCTTTTCTGGCgttgctgctctgtctgtacTGGACGAGGGCTCAGGGTGAGAGTAGAGGGGTGACAGAGAATGATATCACTCAGACAGAGGTTCAGTCTGAGATCCTGCGTGTTAAAGCAACTAGTGATCAGACTAACATCACCCCTGATATCTGGGCtgagctgaaggagctgagagacATGGTGATCACACACAGCGTGGAGCTGCGGAAGCTGGAGCAAGAGAATACAG CCATACAGGCCAGACTGACGGCCAGTGAAAGCAAAAATGCAG tgttGGAGACCAGAATGAGCTCCAATGAGCTCCAggtggaggagctcaagagagagaatgcag TTTTTGAGGCCAGAATAAACACCAGTGAAAATGTGGTTGTGGAGCTCGAGAGAGACATCATGA tgttGGAGGCCAGAATGAGCTCCAATGAGCTCCAggtggaggagctcaagagagagaatgcag ATCTTCTAGCCAGAGTAACAGGAACAGAAAATAAGAGCACAG tgttGGAGGCCAGAATGAGCTCCAATGAAAACgaggtggaggagctcaagagagagaatgcag ACCGACCAAAGGTGGCATTTTCAGTCAGTCTTACTGATGCAGGACATGTTGGACCCTTCAATACTGAAACCACACTTAAGTTCAGTAAAGTCTTCACCAATATCGGCCAGGCCTACAACCCAAGTACAG GTATCTTCACAGCTCCAGTCAGAGGAGCCTACTACTTCAGATTCACCTTGTgggacacacatacatcaacTTGGATGGGTGCTAATCTCTATCACAATAAGAAGAGAATGATGTATAGTTCAGACATCACTGATAGCAATGGCGATGTCTCTGTGTCTAATGCTTTAATCCTTCAACTAGAAAAGGGGGACGTGATCTACATGACTCTTGGGACAGACCACCGTGTTTCAGATCAATATGTCAATCGTACCACCTTTGATGgttttctgcttttccctcTGTGA